A single region of the Nicotiana sylvestris chromosome 6, ASM39365v2, whole genome shotgun sequence genome encodes:
- the LOC138870952 gene encoding uncharacterized protein, protein MDLLTRHIQEEMSWCMLFTDDIVLVDETRDDVNAQLEVWRQTLESKRFKLSRTKIKYLECKFSGETRGWEGEVRLDSQVIPMRGSFKYLGSIIQGDGEIDEDVTHHIGAGWMKLRLASSVLCDKKVSPKLKGKFYRVVVRLTLLYETECWPIRIAHVQKMKVT, encoded by the coding sequence ATGGACCTACTGACGCGCCACATCCAAGAGGAAATGTCGTGGTGCATGTTATTTACAGATGATATTGTATTGGTTGACGAGACACGAGACGATGTGAATGCGCAATTAGAGGTATGGAGGCAAACCCTGGAATCTAAacgtttcaagttgagcaggaccaagataaaatacttggagtgtaagtttaGTGGCGAGACTCGAGGATGGGAAGGGGAGGTGAGGCTGGACTCGCAGGTCATCCCTATGAGAGGtagttttaagtaccttgggtctattattcagggggatggggagattgatgaagatgtcacacatcATATTGGGGCGGGATGGATGAAATTGAGACTTGCTTCCagtgttttgtgtgacaagaaggtgTCACCaaaacttaagggtaagttctacagagtggtggtTAGACTAACATTGTTGTACGAGACTGAGTGTTGGCCAATCAGGATcgctcatgtccagaagatgaaggtaacatag